A section of the Phaseolus vulgaris cultivar G19833 chromosome 8, P. vulgaris v2.0, whole genome shotgun sequence genome encodes:
- the LOC137826418 gene encoding probable O-methyltransferase 3 isoform X2 — METQGEEHASKLFRAQTHIWNHMFKFINSLSLRCAIDLSIPNIIHNYGQPMPLSKLISSLPLHPSKTCFISRLMRILTHSGFFSEHHATQNEPEVMYVLTDASKLLLKDQPSSMASLLQLIVDPVYINTWYQLSTWFTNEDPTPFHAENGMTFWDFARCKREFNNLFNDAMASDSHWVSSVVIEKCEGVFNGSKSFVDVGGGTGTMAKAIAKSFPQLNCIVLDLPHVVADLQETENIKYVGGDMFEAIPSADSIMLKWIMHNWKDEECVKILKNCKEAITNQGRVIIIDMIMENKKEEDELTETQFFFDMQMMMLFGGKERNEKEWANLIFSAGFTDYKIITNTPGILSIIEIYP; from the exons ATGGAAACTCAGGGTGAAGAGCATGCTTCAAAGTTGTTTCGAGCTCAAACCCATATTTGGAATCATATGTTCAAATTCATAAACTCTTTGTCTCTTAGATGTGCTATTGACTTGAGCATACCAAATATCATACACAACTATGGCCAACCTATGCCACTCTCAAAACTCATTTCTTCATTACCACTCCACCCTTCCAAAACCTGCTTTATCAGCCGCTTGATGAGAATTTTGACTCATTCTGGTTTCTTCTCTGAACACCATGCCACCCAAAATGAGCCTGAAGTGATGTATGTGCTAACTGATGCATCTAAATTACTCCTAAAGGACCAGCCCTCCAGCATGGCATCTTTGTTACAGCTCATAGTTGATCCAGTTTATATTAATACATGGTATCAACTCTCTACTTGGTTCACAAATGAAGACCCTACACCATTTCACGCTGAAAATGGGATGACATTTTGGGATTTTGCTAGGTGTAAGCGTGAATTCAATAACCTTTTCAACGATGCCATGGCTAGTGACTCTCATTGGGTTTCTAGTGTAGTGATTGAGAAATGTGAGGGGGTGTTTAATGGATCAAAGTCATTCGTTGATGTTGGAGGGGGAACAGGGACTATGGCTAAGGCCATTGCTAAGTCATTCCCACAACTAAACTGCATTGTATTGGATCTGCCACATGTTGTTGCTGACTTGCAAGAAACTGAGAACATAAAATATGTTGGAGGGGATATGTTTGAAGCAATTCCTTCAGCTGATTCCATTATGTTGaag TGGATAATGCATAACTGGAAGGACGAAGAATGTGTgaaaatactgaaaaattgCAAGGAGGCAATAACTAACCAGGGAAGGGTTATTATCATAGATATGATCATGGAGAATAAGAAGGAAGAGGATGAATTAACTGAGACGCAGTTTTTCTTTGATATGCAGATGATGATGTTGTTCGGTggaaaagaaagaaatgaaaaagagTGGGCCAACCTGATTTTCTCTGCTGGCTTCACTGACTACAAGATTATTACTAACACTCCAGGCATACTTTCTATCATTGAGATCTATCCCTAG
- the LOC137826418 gene encoding trans-resveratrol di-O-methyltransferase-like isoform X1, whose protein sequence is METQGEEHASKLFRAQTHIWNHMFKFINSLSLRCAIDLSIPNIIHNYGQPMPLSKLISSLPLHPSKTCFISRLMRILTHSGFFSEHHATQNEPEVMYVLTDASKLLLKDQPSSMASLLQLIVDPVYINTWYQLSTWFTNEDPTPFHAENGMTFWDFARCKREFNNLFNDAMASDSHWVSSVVIEKCEGVFNGSKSFVDVGGGTGTMAKAIAKSFPQLNCIVLDLPHVVADLQETENIKYVGGDMFEAIPSADSIMLKQWIMHNWKDEECVKILKNCKEAITNQGRVIIIDMIMENKKEEDELTETQFFFDMQMMMLFGGKERNEKEWANLIFSAGFTDYKIITNTPGILSIIEIYP, encoded by the exons ATGGAAACTCAGGGTGAAGAGCATGCTTCAAAGTTGTTTCGAGCTCAAACCCATATTTGGAATCATATGTTCAAATTCATAAACTCTTTGTCTCTTAGATGTGCTATTGACTTGAGCATACCAAATATCATACACAACTATGGCCAACCTATGCCACTCTCAAAACTCATTTCTTCATTACCACTCCACCCTTCCAAAACCTGCTTTATCAGCCGCTTGATGAGAATTTTGACTCATTCTGGTTTCTTCTCTGAACACCATGCCACCCAAAATGAGCCTGAAGTGATGTATGTGCTAACTGATGCATCTAAATTACTCCTAAAGGACCAGCCCTCCAGCATGGCATCTTTGTTACAGCTCATAGTTGATCCAGTTTATATTAATACATGGTATCAACTCTCTACTTGGTTCACAAATGAAGACCCTACACCATTTCACGCTGAAAATGGGATGACATTTTGGGATTTTGCTAGGTGTAAGCGTGAATTCAATAACCTTTTCAACGATGCCATGGCTAGTGACTCTCATTGGGTTTCTAGTGTAGTGATTGAGAAATGTGAGGGGGTGTTTAATGGATCAAAGTCATTCGTTGATGTTGGAGGGGGAACAGGGACTATGGCTAAGGCCATTGCTAAGTCATTCCCACAACTAAACTGCATTGTATTGGATCTGCCACATGTTGTTGCTGACTTGCAAGAAACTGAGAACATAAAATATGTTGGAGGGGATATGTTTGAAGCAATTCCTTCAGCTGATTCCATTATGTTGaag CAGTGGATAATGCATAACTGGAAGGACGAAGAATGTGTgaaaatactgaaaaattgCAAGGAGGCAATAACTAACCAGGGAAGGGTTATTATCATAGATATGATCATGGAGAATAAGAAGGAAGAGGATGAATTAACTGAGACGCAGTTTTTCTTTGATATGCAGATGATGATGTTGTTCGGTggaaaagaaagaaatgaaaaagagTGGGCCAACCTGATTTTCTCTGCTGGCTTCACTGACTACAAGATTATTACTAACACTCCAGGCATACTTTCTATCATTGAGATCTATCCCTAG